AATAGATATCAATTAAGAACTAATCCTATTAAACATACTTTCATAGATGTAACTGAACCTACATGAACCTTCTCTGCCAGAATCACAACATAAACAAGTGCTTATCAGCACTATTTGGTAAATGCTGCAGGCGGAATAAGACAATTTTCTATCAGTTAAAATCATCACACAGAAAGGCTCCGAATTAATTGCAAAATATACAATCTGCGAGCCAAGAAAACTTTACACTAGTTTAATCAAGAATTAAAGAGACAGTCACTCACTGAAGGATTATGATACCTGCTTAGCCACGAACTCAGGATAATTATCCTGAAGCAATTGCAAGGCCTGCCTAGTAGCAATTCGAAGTTCCCTTTTCCCTGGACCAGGTGAGTTCTTGAGGTCACTGACTTGAAATATAGTATTGATTCCACCAGGATTGAAATCCAATTTCCTTATACTCCTCTCCAAGAACTGAATCCTCCAGCGTAAAAACTTGTTTCTCTTCTCCTCATCTCCAAACGTTTTGTTATACAATTCCTTATTCTGAAACTCCCCATACACATTATAGCAAACAGGGTGTCCCTCTTTGTCATGACCATCCATAAACACAACTTTTTCAAGATCATCCCCAAGATTTTCATCTACCAGCTCTTCAATGTTAAACTCCTTTCTCCATAAAATAGTGTTCTTTAACATAGCAAATGACTCCTTAACCTTGAAATCTCTAGCTCTAAGAAACTTGAGCAGAATGACATCACTCCTATCATCTTTCAATAGTGGCACTCCCCAAATGGATACTTCCTGAGGTAAATCTGTTGTTGCTGGGGTTCCAGTAGTAAAGCTCTGATTTTTAATAGCTTCTTGAACAAGAAATTTAAGTTCTTCAAGTGTCTTTCCTTCAGAATCAGATAGATCTGAAACTTTGTTGCTTTCTTCTTTAAATGAAACCAAAGATTCAGGGATCTTTTTCACTTCAACAGGTTTAGATTTGTCAGATTCATTAACATCTTCAGGTTCTTTCTCAGGAAGAGTAACAGACACCTGTTCAGCTGCAAACAGTGTTGTTGATTCTGGTTGTGGTTCAGTCAAAGGACCCTCCTTTTCAACTACAGTAACAGCAGAGTGATGCTCCACACCTTCTACCACTGATTCAACTTCAACTGAAGCAAGAGGTGGTTCTGGTGAAGGTGGGGGTAGGATATCTTCCTCAGCCAACGGTGGGGGCTGATGGGTATGCTCTGTATCAGCCATTCTTGGCTAGAAAAGTAAATATTTAGGGAGTAGATGGTGCTTTGGTTTGGTCGCACATACAGTAGTAGTGAGCTGAAAAAGAGTAGTAGTAGCTTTCAGTTCATTCTAGAGAGAGAATAAAAAAAGGCATCTTTTTTGGACAGAAAGAGGAAACGGCTGAGCAGAGTGATGCTGTTTTGCTTATGAGCTGTTGAGGTTAAGGGTTGACACGAAAGGGTTTAGGCCTCTCCGGTTTTTTTGTTACAATGTGAGAATCCTAGCAACCCAGAAAACATGCCATCACCCTCCCTCATTTTTTTAATACagataagtgtcaaaactatgctttgtttttttgttttttttagtttcGTGTCTAAATTATTGAAAAGGTAAattatcatttattaatttaaaaaatatatattattttttattatactttCATCATGATGTTGTACtatactttttcttttattttttaaaaaaaatcacatcatattttatgtaaataaaatattttaccttaacaaaaattaaataaaatatcagtattaattaaaattaaagtattacttgacagaaagaaaaatataaaataaaatataaaatattttgcttGCCATTTAGCACTGCACACGCCCCTCCCCCacatttttagtttattttttaattttttttgtaaaattttttaaagaaattcttacttcatctccATCCCCccaatataataatttatttagaatattgttttaattttttaaaagaaataattctaTCACACCTACTTAATTCTtcgcttttatttttttcgttcttcgcttaaattttattttacttgccgtaaaaaaaaaattaaataaaatttttatttttgttatattcgatatgcaagtagaaaaaaatattttaaattttatttttaaaaaaataattatgttctttaaaaataatttctagttttttttttggggggtagTTATACTTtgatttttaacttttaactattattaaaaatttattctattttgtcaaatattttattcatgtgcAATGTCATGTGGTATgagtttttcaaataaaaagagagagtgtattacacacatcaCTGATGTatgtttttcaaactaataagtaatagtttaggtatgaaacttatATTCCCAATAATTTAGGATATATTTTTGACaatatcttttatatatatgtatatatatgttatataaCTATAAGGATTGTGCTCCATTTTTACTTGGGTATATCCTCTAATAATGGGTAAATTCATCATGGATACATAGCTACTAGTATCATATTTTTCATCAAAGTTTAATTACGTGTTCTAactaacataaaaaaaaatacaaaatttgagTATACCAACGAAAAAATCACACCAACTACTCATTGTATTTAAGACATAAAATTGgattctttttcattttatttcatcaattttaggTAAGAACTCAAAAGTCAAATTTCATTTTAATTAATCGATAATTAATCATTTTAATTgactatttttatataaatgatAAGTAAAAAACGGTAGGAACTAGAATAAATAATGGAGTAGCAATAAATGCAAGAATATTTAGTTCTATAATCTCATGTTTTTTACTTCGCAATAACTCGAGATTTAATTGCATAGAGATGATAAATCTTTATCCTgtaaattcaataaattaatattagCTCTCCTTAATGATCTTGAATTAGATCAATATCATGAATAATAACATTTGaactatcaaatcaattcaGCGTAGAAAATTGAATAGTACAACATAGGACGAAATAATATAACATAGGAAGaaataattagaaataatttcCTAATTATCTTCATAAGTGGGAAATGTCGAAATGGTTTTCTGCTTTGGGGAAAACACACGACTTACtaacaaattataaatttctTGTATTCAACGCGAAAAGGATAGGAATTGGCACATGCAGTGTGGTCCAATATAGTCTAcgtatgtatttatttatttattttagaaaaagtgcttatgtttaaaaatattttttaaaataagttgtttaatttttgaaaaaaaaaagtgttttatgtttttaaaagctaaaataatatatttttcttcgaaacacttttgaaaaaaaaaaccatttaaaaatactttttaaaagtTTGACCAAATATTAATTGTTgctcaaaataattttacaaaTTTATTGATTAAATACAAATGACTTATCAccaaaagtaatatttttcaaaacactTTTGAAAATATGTTATCTTCTTAGAAAAAGACTTGAAATCTACTCCCTCTGTCTCTTGACTTTGTAATCAACTACGCACGTCATAAATCAGCCACTTCCTGCAGCCCCCGTCGAAAACACAGGAAAAACACGAGGCTGTCGAGTTTGTGAAATTTCATTGTATTTGAAGTGTATATGCAATATATACTACAAGAagtatctatctatatatatatatatatatataataggagaaaGCAAAAATGTCATGTGTTAGCGTCACAttttttttcacaatttcatattttaaataacaacaaattaaaacttttattaataaatttggaaaaaaaaaaggacacaCGTCATAATAGGAGAGGCATTAAAATCAATTATTTGTAATTTgtaattataataaattcaaaaacaaaaatttcaaaatatttttttaaagaattacttaaaattaacgatataaataaaaaaaattaataattaaatgatttgttcaaaaattaaaaatttaaaaaactttaaattcggtatttaaataaaaaatgaatataaaatTTGAGTAACTAACTAAATTACCGcgtttcttttttttcataaaattatatttttaaaattacaatTAGAATTTAAATAGGGAGTTTTAAAACTTCCCATTTATGCACAAACTCTAAAAGCTGATTaaccaaaattaataaaatagatttcgtaaaaataaaaaaataaattgacatTTTTTTGCAAATTCACTAGATACGATTAACAAAAGAGTAAATCACGTTTTtgtaattcttttttaataGCAACTAGAAGGTTAATTTTTGTCTCATATGgttatcaaattaattaatttatctcATTGTTGCCAGGTGACTTCCTAAAATTGAGGTAACTGATTAAGATCTAtcgttttaaaaaaatataaatctatcttctatctatatataataggagaggTAAAAACGCCTagaatcacaaaaatagattttttaaataattaaaattaattatatataataggtttaaataataattactatttaatttttaaaataattttaaagtaatttttacAGTTAAATAAAAGATAATGTGTGGTTCCTTTTTTGGGGGGAAGTTACCATAATAGTTTAAtgctattataataataatagcattTCCACTTTATTTATCTGCTAGATCGTTATCTTTTCATTTAACATATTCAAAtacaatattattatatatagatattatgTCCATGAAGTTATAGCCTCCTGTTCTTACAAATACTTTGTttttatttaagatatatataattttaacctatttaacccatatattattgttaatacTTCGGTGTTTATACtactcatattttctttttctttgtatttATCACTTTCACATGCACATATTCTTTCTTTACTTTTATTACTGTATTTATTAGGTCTTGCTTTTAGAATAGCTCCCCGTCCTAACTAGCCTCCATCAGTTTGGTCTATTAAATAATCTGATTCTAGCGGGATTTTTAAATCTGGTATATTCttaactttttcttttatttgttgtaCTAATTTAATAgactatattaaaatatttttgaccctTAGTTTCGATTTTTGCATATAAAGGTCCTGCTATTTTTTCTAAATCTTGGATAAAGTTTCTAGCATAATTTACCAAGCCTAAGAATTTTTGTAAATCTTTTGTATTATCTAATCTGTCTGGCATATCTAATACTTTTTTCGCTATATGCGGCTGTAACTTTATTTTTCCGTCTCCTAAAGTTACTcctaaaaaatttatatgtGTCTTGCATAATTCCATCttctttttactaattattatttcatattttacaaATAGTCTAAAGACTGTttgtaaatgtcctaaatgttctTGCATATCTTTACTGAatactaaaatatcatctacatatactaagataatttttttgtaatctcctgtcacgccccgagagggtaccctagacgtgaccggcactcaagaaccatttctggctcccaagcgaaccacatagcctgatcacacatccgttcattcattcaatcagcggaagacttaaaataaagagaatatttggtggacaaatcccaaatcaacaatctaactcaagagagaaaggtcatgggccaacaaatcaaacttcaatctttgtcattaaaatagtttgacaagaataatttcaaggaaataaaatattcaattgacccatcactatctagtctatgaagcctctatcactactatctaattggtgccaatgacatgttcatggctacctcaaatcaaaatgaaaaaggctaactcgacgcaagaataatataagcggtgtccttcgaatgtaggggaggactcaccaatacgctgagtgtgaatagatcctcaatggtgctcctagtgacgatctcttaaacctgtcgctgcatcatgaaacgatgcaggtccaaatggacatcagtacatgaaatgtacaagtatgtaatatggcagaatgaaacatacctcaaggaagaataacatcggttcaaatatctcaaatcagaaagataagagagactcaatcaaagtatcataagtctaaagtaagaatatattttagacaaagaccaatcacacaccatataatccaatcatgtacaatacagttcaaatccaatcatatacaaccgGTTCAATCTGGTCATATACGATTCGATCCAATCCCAATCATATACAACCCGATCcgatccaatcacataccattctattcaacccaatcacatatcacctaatccaatccatcacacatcaTCTAACCTGATCCAATcgtacacaatccaatcacatatcatctaatccaatccgatcatatacaatcaactcaacaatcaactcaaaggactcaactcaataaatatgcaaattaaattatgcaatgttttatgattgaactcaatcatctacaatcacaatcaaaccaatcatatcatgcacaatccactcaatttgggagtttctctaaccgacaactatcaccatatgagcgagtgatagtacaacaaaccgacgttgttgccgcgtccgttcatactttgccagggtatggacgaatcaaccaatcatggatccaatccaaccaagtcctatcatgtcaggacagtaatttaggaagcatccgactttaacgattcaatcttctcctatgtttggcgacgtagtttattggttcgagtatgaactatactcttacccaattcggtgctcgatactcctcccaagactcaatatgctcatatctatcaggtgagtaaaatactcaaaatgctcatttagtctcattggactctttcaaatcaactcatttagtcttatttgactcttttcaaaactcaatcaaatatggacttattggaccttctttcaaatcaactcatctcaatcatcaaaatcttattttaaagatttgacactatctcaactcaatgaatgcagaaaatattagatgtctttaaaatgtaatttcaactcctcaactcaaactcaaaatagctattttttgtgtaaaaatactcaactcgtttatactcaaaatactaatgttcaaaataattaaaagacttctcaaactcaactcatgcttaaactccttttaaatcgaagatgaaaataatcattctttaaacccaaaatagtgtataaatagtttatacaAAGATGCTCACAAATCGTTTACTTAAACTCATTCTCAAACCATAATTTAcactcatatgactccaatcaaatcaaattatgcaagtcacatatcatgtagccgcattagactccaatccatttcatctcaagcatcatcatcaacatacctcttcatcaattattttacatatgttaaataaccaccattcacatcatcaacaaacatcatcactcacaccatcatcaaacatcatcattcacatcattatcaaacattatcatTCACATCactatcaaacatcatcattcacatcactATCGacaaacatctactccacaaTCCTTACTTTATCCTATGTgcaatttatagaaacaaaagaaCATTCTTGCTTTACCAATgtctcatttctttttatgccattcacattcataactaacccaattctcatataactcaaaattaatttcatcaaactcatgtaaaagaatacctcatttcactatgaaaataatattgttcttattatacataaaaaccatcaatctcatcctcaagatagATTACgataaaaagaaatctcatcttgggttcatgtgaatgaatacatgaatccatactctcaacaaagttaactcaagaacatcattaacacattttagaaatattctagggtttagtaaactttcaagaaaaccttcctagaTACTTGTGGAAGTATAGAACATTTGGCAAATATATGccctaaaagaaataattgtAGAACTAGAAATTCTCAGTTAATAGAAGATTTTCAAGAGACCTTACTAAACGTAGAGGAGTTTATGTCAGATACAGAAAGTATATACTCTGTTGTGAGTGTAGAGATAGAAGAAAAGACTCAATCCGAATCATCTGATTCAAAAGAAGagaatttaattaatgaaataggattagaaatgaatGAACTAAACTTAGAAAATCTACAAATAAGTACTATGATGAATGTCATGCAAGAATGTAATCATGATTTTGAAAGACAAAAGGGAATAAATAGTAATCAATGTAGTATATGTAAATGGTACCCTAGCAAAATAAATAGAGTTAAATGTAAAAGGTGTTACATGGAAGCTTGTATTAGTtgtgtagaagaaaaattaaaagtaaaaatcaATAAACAACAAGAACATACTCAAATCAAAGACCAATCTACTAACCTAAGATTGATAACATTAGAAACCCGGATAAATGACTTAGAACAAAGGTTGAGTTcgttagaaaaaggaaaagaaaaagtcaAAATTAGTAGCACCTCTACAATACACCTAGACCAAGTAGAAACTGAACTCATGaacatagaagaaaataatacaaGCCTTGTATGCAATGTGGATAAGAAGTTTGGAACAGTAAAAGTACTAGCAAGAATAAGGATTAAAGATCTAGAAATAGAAACCTTTGTCCTAGTAAACACAGGATACACAAATTACCtcataaatagaaaaatagtaTTACAAGATCTGTTAAAAACTTTATAGGAACTAGTATCTGCAGTATAAATGGATATaacatataatttttatgatcattAAATAGAAAAAGCACAAATAAGCTTTATAAATACATGTAATGAATTTTACAGACCaacctataatatgtataaaatactaGCAAGAGACTTAGACATTAAAACTGATCTAGTAATAGGTTTGCAGTTCCTTATACAAAATAACGAAAGTTGGTTATTCTCTCGAGATGGAATAATGTTATTTAGAAATATAACTTATACTCCAGTTCAGACTATAAAAAATCCAACAAAAGGAAGATCCCAGATAAAAAACAATACAGAAAATTTTAAATCCGCCGCTAGTCAAACTCCATGTTGTGATGACTGTGGTGACCATGGTAAATGTTCTTCAAAAATTCTGTATGAAAAAACCCAGGAAGGGGCTTATTTAGAAGAAGCATACTTAGAGGATATCgaaaaaaattatacattaaTAAACGTTGAGATAAAAttctataatttttaaaaagaaataaataagataGGAACAATAAAAAATTCCAAAGACTTAGATAATATTGTAACAATATTAGATGAAATGGAAATAATTGGAGAAAAACCATTAGTACCTTAGAGATGTAACAAAATTATGTGTAAATTAGATATCATAAACCCTGAATACACAATAAAGACGGCAACCATAGAAGCAAATAATGAAGACACAAAAAATGTAGTAAACAGATAAAAGAGTTATTAAAATTAGAAGTAGTATGAAGATCTACCTCTAAACACAGATCTAGAGCATTTATAGTAAGAAATCATAGTGAGCAGGTAAGAGAAAAAGGTAGAATGGTAATAAATTAtaagagactaaatgataaTACTAGAACTGATGCCTATAAATTATCCGATAAAAGtaaactaataaataaaatacaaagtAAAAAGATATTTAGTAAATTTGACTGTAAATCCTGATATTGGCAAGTCAAAATGCACCAAGAAAGCATAGAATAGACGACATTCACTTGTCCTGAAGGACATTTTGAATGGCTTGCATAGGCCTTTTGGCCTAAAAACAACACCTCCTATTTTTCAAAGGAAAATGGATGACATGTTTGGAGATTACAAAAATTTTGTCTTAGTATATGTAAACGATATTTTAGTATTCAGTAAAAACATGCAagaacatttaggacatttacaaATAATGTTTAGACTATTTGTAAAATATAGAATAATAATTAGcaaaaagaaaatggaattaTGCAAGACACATATAAATTTCTTAGGAGTTACTTTAGGAGACGGAAAAATAAAGTTACAGCCGCATATAGCGAAAAAGGTATTAGATATGTCAGACAAATTAGATAATACAAAAGATTTACAAAAATTCTTAGGCTTGGTAAATTATGCTAGAAACTTTATCCAAGACTTAGAAAAAATAGCAGGACCCTTATATGCAAAAACTAGAACTagggtcaaaaatattttaatatagaagatattaaattagtataataaataaaagaaaaagttaaGAATATACCAGACTTAAAAATTCCGCTAGAATCAGATTATTTAATAGTTCAAACTGATGAAAGCCAGTTAGGATGGAGAGTTATTCTAAAAGCAAGACATAATAAATACAGTAataaaagtgaagaaaaaatatgtgcATATGAAAGTGGTAgatacaaagaaaaagaaaatatgaatagtaTAGACGCCAAAgaattaacaataatatatagGTTAAATAGCTTCAaattatatatcttaaataaaaACAAAGTATTAGTAAGAACAGACGGTGAGACCATGGTCAAATTTCATCAGACGATAAATAGTAAAGCTAGTAGTAAAAGAAGATGGCTTAACTTCATGAAcataatatctatatataataatattgtaTTTGAATATAGGGAAGGATAATGATTTAGCAGATAAATTAAGTAGATTACAACTCAAAACTAACTAATGCAATGTTCTGTTCAACATGAGACCAACTGGCCAACAGCCAACAGACAAAGGCAAGGGCATAGCCTAGCCAGACTCTTACGCTCAGACTATATTAGGTAAGGTAAATTTTAGACCTCAAACTACTGTAGACATGATGGAGAAAATTTACTTTGATAGGTTTAATTTAATCTTCTATCCTCAGTGTAATTTGTCCTTTAGAATAATATCAGAATGTACCTTAGACAAAATCCAAAAACGTTTGGAAGACAATTTATGAATAGCCTATAATAAACAAGacactaaatattttattgcAACAAATAATACTTTATGTCAATACTTTTCAGATAAAAGTAGGgagaataaatttaaatattatgttgttATACATGGTAAGACAAATAGTGTTTTTCAAACTTGGATAGAAGTAGTGGACTCAATAAATGGGGTTAAAAACCCTCTTTTCaaagattttaataattttagcaAAGCTTTAAACTACGCGAGAGGAATGCTTGGGCCAAATTATTATATTTCACCAGCTCTCAGACAAAGTCCAACCCAAACTCCTCAATATAACATCAGAAAGGCTCAGATAAAATAGTTTTTTGcgatcattatttttcaacgACTGAGGCCTTCAAGAGACTCAATGCAAAAAATGAAGTGTTCATTCAAGAAAATATGAGATTAATGAAGCAACTTGAGATATTCCAAAGTAAGTTTGCACCAAAGACTGATACAAGCACTCAGACTCCGGAAATGATTTCTCCATCTCACTTAAAAATGGATGAGACCAGTGTACATTTCCCTTTGAATGCTAAGAAATtcattatatcggatagagatACAGCTAGTCCGGTTCAAATGGTAGCCGATAAAGACTCATCAAATTCGTTAATGGCTGTCACATTTGCCAAAAAGTGAAGACGAGGGGTCCTCTTCCTCACGAAGAAGACTACCTAAATCTTTCCAGAAAGACAATTccagaaaaaaaataatttcttaaaaaaaataaatgacaaAATAGAATCCATAATTAAACAGACACTAGAACAATCCTTCAAAATTCAAGGACAAGACAAACATATTATTAGCAAAGACAATCTAAGTCCCAGTGATGATAGATTAGTCCCTAGTTCAGACAAAGATAATAATAGTCTAGTGTAAACTCCATCAGACTAAGGTGAATATGAAAGTAACAATTTTCAAGATGCACAAGATCCATATGAAGATGATGACTCAGTAATGAGTTTCGATTCAATCGCCTTACACAACTTAGACACTTAACAATTTGGAAGATAAGAAGAAGATGACAAAGCCAAGACAATAAgatagaaagagaagaagataaGGTCAGAGACGTGGCAAGAAGATTATCACAACCTATGTACATAATAATAGTGTGCCATGTGGGTATGCCCATAACTGTCTTGTAATAATAAGTGCTGTCACTTTATCACTATCCTCCAAACGAGGGAAAAACTGTTGAAGCACGCGTCTGTCAGTCTGTGTCAGTCAAAAAGATAATTCATAATGCATATGACGATGGGGCCCACAGCTCACCCTACTCACATTATTGAGAATCTTATCTCAAAGTGTCGGCCTCTCATCTGAAGGTTACGTAGCTTATTAAGAACCGTTAGATTTATACCCTTATGCCTATAAAAGGAGGCATTGTGTAAATTAGAAAGAGAGAACGAAAAAATTAAGCAACCTCCGTTAACATATCCCCCTTCCTGTATGCATAATCCTCCTATCACCCTTAAACCACTACTTCTGGTGTGTACTAAAGCCTATATAATAGGAAGAGAGTGTTTAATTGAATAAGAGAgtgtttaaatatatatatatatatatatatataatattgttattattgttgttattaataGGAGAGGATAAAGCcaccatattttttttaaaaaaaaaattgaaacttcacaataaaataaaaatcgaaTTTGTCCCACGTTGgcctcttttttaaaaataataattatcatataaataaatttttaagagccttttaaattaaaaatcacgAAAAAAACtgtaaacatttttttttaaaaaaaactgtcaataaactttaaaaaaaaatgaaaagaaaaaacagtCATCTCAAAAGTATTAAAACTTCCACCACGTTTGCAGCCATATAgtatttttcattcttttcaaCAATCTCTCAAATCttgattttattgttgttgattctcTATTTCTGTAAcattttgtatttattgattttttttttaaaaactcatATATTTGTTCTGAGTTTCATATTTGTGgaattagaaaataaatttgCCTGTGTTTTCTTCTATCCATCCCCCTTTTAACCAAGCTACCGGTGTTGCAAATTGCAATGGTAAGGCAGCAGGAATAAGCCATCAATATTCTTGCGAAGAGTAAGTAGTGTTTTGGGCACGCATATGTATTGTTTATTTGTTGCatcttattttctatttttatctCGAAATTATTTGAATATCTGCTTAATTTGCTTATGTTTATGATatcttaatttttatattttgtatatcAGGAAATtagataaggaaaaaaaaatatacaaaacatGAGTGAAGATGCTAAATCTTGAATTTGTTGCATTTTAGAATATAAGatgttacaaaaaaaaaaattgtgacctCACTTGATGGTCCTGGTGTAACTCAGATCAAGGTAAGTGTGATCTTTTTCAATGATAAAATTActcttaaatattttgaagtagtATATGAGTTGTTAATTGACGAATATCGAACCTAAACATCAACTAATGAAATAATATCATCCTGAAAATATTTGTTTTCAGAAGGAGAGGAGGGACATTTCTACATATTTTAGGACATACAAATTGACATTCTTACTTTTTAAGATTCTTTAT
This region of Solanum dulcamara chromosome 9, daSolDulc1.2, whole genome shotgun sequence genomic DNA includes:
- the LOC129902460 gene encoding patellin-3 — protein: MADTEHTHQPPPLAEEDILPPPSPEPPLASVEVESVVEGVEHHSAVTVVEKEGPLTEPQPESTTLFAAEQVSVTLPEKEPEDVNESDKSKPVEVKKIPESLVSFKEESNKVSDLSDSEGKTLEELKFLVQEAIKNQSFTTGTPATTDLPQEVSIWGVPLLKDDRSDVILLKFLRARDFKVKESFAMLKNTILWRKEFNIEELVDENLGDDLEKVVFMDGHDKEGHPVCYNVYGEFQNKELYNKTFGDEEKRNKFLRWRIQFLERSIRKLDFNPGGINTIFQVSDLKNSPGPGKRELRIATRQALQLLQDNYPEFVAKQVFINVPWWYLAFFTMISPFMTQRTKSKFVFAGPSKTAETLYKYISPEQVPVQYGGLSVDYCECNPEFTFNDPVTEIIVKPATKQTVEIIVNEKCIIVWELRVLGWEVTYSAEFVPNTESGYTINIQKPRKMTTADEPVVSSSFKIVELGKILLTIDNPTSKKKKLLYRFKDKPYSD